Genomic segment of Bradyrhizobium diazoefficiens:
TCTCTCGCCGGCGCCATTCAACAGGCGGGCCTTGCTGACCTCGTCATTGCGATCGAGCGCCGGCTGGTCTGGGGACCGTTGCCGTCCGCTGCGGAGCGCGATGCATTCTTCGCGCCGCGTACGACGCAGCCCCGAGGGCTTCATTGGCTCGACGTCAGCCTTTCGATGTCTTTCCGGGTCATCAGAAACGCAACGAGCGGTACGTGTACGGATATTGGGAAGCCGGAGCTTTGCTTGATGGGCTTGCGCGGTGCGAAAGGCCAGCGGTGTCAGGGCTGGATGAAGGTCCGTTTTCCCTGGACATGCATGACAATCCAAGCCGCCTCCAGCGATACAAGCAATCCCGATTGTCGCTGACCGAGTTCGGCAAGGCGGTGCTGGGAGGCGACGAGAATTTTCGCCGGCACAACCGGATTGATCGCTGGTGGGGCGGCACTCACCTGACCAACGATCGGCTCTGGCGATGGGACCCCGAAACTCGCTCGCTGATCGCGCCTGGCTGATACACACATGTGGGCTCCAGATATTCCTGTATTGCGTCCCCACTTTGAGAGGCAATCGTGTCCCATTTGATCCTGACGACGAACGATCGCGCGGAGAATACGCTTCGTCAGTCGCGCCTCGCGAACGTCGTGCTCGGATTCTATCCACGCTTCGTCTGGAGGAAATTGCCTTCCGAGGAGCGGCTTTTGGTGGGGCTGGAGCGCCGATCGGCAAAGCACTGCAATCCCGGCGATCATTGGCTCGATGACGTTTGTCGCGACTCGCTGGAGGGGTTCGGGACGCGCGATATCGGTTTGTTCGAGTTGTGTGCGAAGTTCGACTCAATCGACATTTGGACCGATCCTCTGCCTAATGATCAGCTCGTGCTTGTCTGGCTGCTGGACCTGCTTCGCCCCTACAAGGAGATCACGACGAAGCTGAGTCTGGTGCATACGGATGACAAGGCTGAAAACTATGCGCCGGAATCTGTCGCAAAATGGAAGCTGCCAACTTTCAAGGTAACCGACAATCATCTGGCGACGGCAAGCCGCGCCTGGCGAGCCTACCGAGCTGAAACGCCAGAACCCTGTTTCAATCTGCTGATGACGGATCTGATGACTCTGCCGAGACTTCGATCGGCGCTCATTGCGTTGCTTGAAGAACTTCCGGACAGCGTGACGGGCCTAGGTGCCACCGAAATGGATATTCTGGACTTTGTGAACGATGGGCACACCGACCCCAAGCGTATCACCGAGGCGAGGTGGATGCGCGATGTGTTCGACGAAAATGACGCGGGCGATGCGTTGCTCGAATTGGGGGCACATTCGGCGCCGGCAGTGCTGTTGGGCGATCCGGCGTTCAACAACGAGGACCGCTACTTCGGCAGGAGCGAGTGGAAGGTCACGCTGACCGAACTCGGGCGTTCGATCTTCGCGCGCGAAGACGATATGTGGCGCCACAACCAAATCAATCGCTGGTGGGGCGGTACTGAGCTGATCAGCGAGCGGCTGTGGCGATGGGATCGCGAGAGCCGATCGTTGGTTGCACCTTAGTTACGCGTCCAGACCGTAGGGTGGATTAGCCGAAGGCGTAATCCACCACTGTTCTTCTCCGCGGATGCTGAACTGGTGGGTTACGCTGGCGGACTGCGCTTTGCGCAGCCGCGCGCTAACCCACCCTACGAAGCCGTTACTCCGCCGCTTCCGCGTAATCGCTCACCGGCGGGCACTTAGGTACACGTCCAGACCGTAGGGTGGATTAGCCGAAGGCGTAATCCACCACTGTTCTTCTCCGTGGATGCTGAACTGGTGGGTTACGCCGGCGGACTGCGCTTCGCGCAGCCGCGCGCTAACCCACCCTACGCAGCCGTCACTCCGCCGCTTCCGCGTAATCGCTCACCGGCGGGCACTTAGGTACACGTCCAGACCGTAGGGTGGATTAGCCGAAGGCGTAATCCACCACTGTTCTTCTCCGTGGATGCTGAACTGGTGGGTTACGCCGGCGGACTGCGCTTCGCGCAGCCGCGCGCTAACCCACCCTACGCAGCCGTCACTCCGCCGCTTCCGCGTAATCGCTCACCGGCGGGCAGGAGCACACCAAATTGCGGTCGCCGTAGACGTTGTCGACGCGCCCCACCGGGCACCAGTATTTGTCGGTGCGCGAGGTGCCCGCGGGGAAGCAGCCCTCGGCGCGGGTGTAGGCGCGCTTCCAGTCGTCATCGGCGATGTCGTGCACGGTGTGGGGGGCGTGGCGCAAGGGTGACGCTGCGATCTCAAAGCGGCCGGCCTCGACCTCGGCGATCTCTTTCCGGATCGCGATCATCGCGTCGCAGAAGCGATCCAGTTCCGCCTTCGATTCCGACTCGGTCGGCTCGATCATCAGCGTGCCCGGCACCGGGAAGCTCATGGTGGGCGCATGGAAGCCGTAATCGATCAGGCGCTTGGCGATGTCGTCGACGGTGACGCCTGAGGTCGTCTTCAGCGGCCGGGGATCGACGATGCACTCATGCGCGACGCGGCGCTTGGCGTTCTTGTAGAGCACCGGGAAGTGCGCATCGAGCCGTGCCGCGATGTAGTTGGCATTGAGGATCGCGATCTCGGTCGCGCGCTTTAACCCTTCGCCGCCCATCATCAAAATGTAGATGTAGGAGATGGTGAGGATCGAGGCCGAGCCGAATGGCGCGGCGGAGACCGGGCCGACTGGCGCGCCTCCGTTCGTGGCGGGGTGGCCGGGTAAGAACGGCGCGAGATGCGCCTTGACGCCGATCGGGCCCATGCCGGGGCCGCCGCCGCCATGCGGGATGCAGAAGGTCTTGTGCAGATTGAGATGGCTGACATCGGCGCCGTAATCGCCGGGCCTGCTAAGGCCGACCTGCGCATTGAGATTGGCGCCGTCGAGATAGACCTGGCCGCCATGGCCATGGACGATGTCGCAAATCTCGCGAATGTGCTCCTCGAACACGCCATGGGTCGAAGGATAGGTGATCATGACCGCGGCGAGGTCGTTCGAATGCTTCTCCGCCTTGGCGCGGAGATCGCCAACGTCGACGTCGCCGTTTGTTTCGCAGGCAACCACCACCACATCCATGCCGACCATCGCCGCTGAAGCCGGATTGGTGCCATGGGCGGAGGAGGGAATCAGGCAGATTTTTCGGTGCGTCTCTCCGCGCGCAGCGTGATACGCACGAATGGCCAAAAGCCCGGCATATTCGCCCTGCGCGCCGGAATTCGGCTGTAGCGAGATCGCGTCATAGCCGGTGATGTCGCACAGCCATTTGTCTAGCCGCTCGAACAGCGCGTGATAGCCCTTCGCCTGCTCGCGCGGGGCGAACGGATGCAAGGACGCGAATTCCGGCCAGGTCAGCGGCATCATTTCGGTGGTCGCGTTCAGCTTCATGGTGCAAGAGCCCAGCGGGATCATCGCGCGGTCGAGCGCGAGGTCGCGGTCGCTGAGCTTGCGCATGTAGCGCAGCATCTCGGTCTCCGAGCGATGCGCGTGGAACACGGGATGGGTGAGGAACGAGGTCGCGCGCTTCAGCGCCTCCGGCAGCGCCTCGCGCGTCGTGGCGTCGATCTCGGCATAGGCAAGCTCGCCACCGAACGCGCGCCAGACCGCTTCCACCGTCGCCGGCGTGGTGGTCTCGTCGAGCGCGATACGCAAAGCGTTATCGCCGAGGCCGAGATTGATCTTTTCGGCTACTGCACGCGCGACGATCTCGGCGCGCTTGGTGCCCGCATCCACGCTGAGCGTGTCGAAGAAGGTTTCGGATTGCGGCTCAAAGCCGAGCTTGCGCAGGCCGCTCGCGAGTACGGCGGCGCGGCGATGCACATTGCGCGCGATCTGCGTCAGCCCCTCGGGGCCGTGATAGACGGCGTACATCGAGGCGATCACGGCGAGCAGCACCTGCGCGGTGCAGATGTTGGAGGTCGCCTTCTCGCGGCGGATGTGCTGCTCGCGGGTCTGCAGCGCGAGGCGATAAGCGGGCATCCCGCGTGAATCCACGGAGAGGCCGACGATGCGGCCGGGCAGCGAACGCTTCAGCGCATCGCGCACCGCCATGTAGGCTGCGTGCGGTCCGCCATAGCCCATCGGCACGCCGAAGCGCTGCGCCGAGCCGATCGCGATGTCGGCCCCTAACTCGCCAGGCGAGGCGAGCAGCGTCAGCGCCAGCAGATCGGCGGCAACGATTGCGAGCG
This window contains:
- the gcvP gene encoding aminomethyl-transferring glycine dehydrogenase; the protein is MTAHRKSNGETTPFVRRHIGPSARDVAAMLEAVGAKSVDALMAETLPASIRQAAPLDLGKPLSETEAIAHMAELAAQNQVFTSLIGQGYSGTILPAVIQRNILENPAWYTAYTPYQPEISQGRLEALLNFQTMICDLTGLDVANASLLDEATAAAEAMALAERHSRVEAKAFFVDKDVHPQTLAVMRTRAEPLGWSLVVGDPLTDLDKADVLGALLQYPGSSGTVRDLRPAIASLKAKGALAIVAADLLALTLLASPGELGADIAIGSAQRFGVPMGYGGPHAAYMAVRDALKRSLPGRIVGLSVDSRGMPAYRLALQTREQHIRREKATSNICTAQVLLAVIASMYAVYHGPEGLTQIARNVHRRAAVLASGLRKLGFEPQSETFFDTLSVDAGTKRAEIVARAVAEKINLGLGDNALRIALDETTTPATVEAVWRAFGGELAYAEIDATTREALPEALKRATSFLTHPVFHAHRSETEMLRYMRKLSDRDLALDRAMIPLGSCTMKLNATTEMMPLTWPEFASLHPFAPREQAKGYHALFERLDKWLCDITGYDAISLQPNSGAQGEYAGLLAIRAYHAARGETHRKICLIPSSAHGTNPASAAMVGMDVVVVACETNGDVDVGDLRAKAEKHSNDLAAVMITYPSTHGVFEEHIREICDIVHGHGGQVYLDGANLNAQVGLSRPGDYGADVSHLNLHKTFCIPHGGGGPGMGPIGVKAHLAPFLPGHPATNGGAPVGPVSAAPFGSASILTISYIYILMMGGEGLKRATEIAILNANYIAARLDAHFPVLYKNAKRRVAHECIVDPRPLKTTSGVTVDDIAKRLIDYGFHAPTMSFPVPGTLMIEPTESESKAELDRFCDAMIAIRKEIAEVEAGRFEIAASPLRHAPHTVHDIADDDWKRAYTRAEGCFPAGTSRTDKYWCPVGRVDNVYGDRNLVCSCPPVSDYAEAAE